One genomic window of uncultured Campylobacter sp. includes the following:
- a CDS encoding DUF5675 family protein, which yields MKLIIRRYKNIDDGTIGKFELVGVNTVLMTGYTLESAGPDTTARGKDRRIPAGLYQVAWHKSPKFNRVVPVLHNEQVPKDRYIEIHAGNYPKHTEGCILVGKWANDEGVFESVKTLEALLSFIQGKDLEVEILNDIKEQR from the coding sequence ATGAAACTGATCATACGTAGATACAAGAATATCGACGACGGCACTATCGGCAAATTTGAGCTAGTAGGCGTAAATACCGTGCTGATGACGGGCTATACGCTAGAGTCCGCAGGACCAGATACCACTGCAAGGGGCAAAGATAGGCGCATACCGGCGGGACTTTATCAGGTGGCTTGGCACAAGTCGCCAAAATTTAACCGCGTGGTGCCGGTGCTACACAATGAGCAAGTACCGAAAGATCGCTACATAGAGATACATGCGGGCAACTACCCAAAGCATACCGAGGGCTGCATACTGGTAGGGAAATGGGCAAATGATGAGGGAGTGTTTGAGAGTGTCAAAACGCTAGAGGCTTTGCTTAGTTTTATCCAGGGCAAGGATTTAGAGGTGGAGATTTTAAACGATATAAAGGAGCAACGATGA
- a CDS encoding DUF1882 domain-containing protein, with translation MQSIDTALIKMNTSHYWIKRDNIVSKIEYKGRTFFNKFELINEPLSYQVIKDHDEGKITVAHSLILPGDKVENIVFDYNGRMPERFWHRAQLLLREEGFINFTAYESKTPGHLHLYVHKGHTTLNEGYQIANKLSILLSSRLVKEWRVFPTMELPKEFNILTLPYKVYQKERGASWSKHM, from the coding sequence ATGCAAAGCATAGACACCGCGCTAATCAAAATGAACACGAGCCACTACTGGATCAAACGCGATAATATCGTAAGCAAGATCGAGTACAAGGGGCGTACGTTTTTTAATAAATTTGAGCTCATAAACGAGCCTCTAAGCTATCAGGTGATAAAAGATCACGACGAGGGCAAGATCACGGTCGCGCACTCGCTGATACTGCCGGGCGACAAGGTCGAAAATATCGTATTTGACTACAACGGCAGGATGCCCGAGCGCTTTTGGCACCGAGCTCAGCTTTTGCTCCGCGAGGAGGGGTTTATAAATTTTACCGCTTACGAGAGCAAGACACCGGGGCACTTGCACCTCTACGTGCATAAAGGCCACACGACGCTAAACGAGGGCTACCAGATCGCAAATAAGCTATCTATACTGCTTAGTTCGCGTTTGGTTAAAGAGTGGAGAGTGTTTCCGACGATGGAGCTACCGAAAGAATTTAACATCTTGACGTTGCCGTATAAAGTTTATCAAAAAGAGCGCGGCGCAAGCTGGTCAAAACATATGTAA
- the dctP gene encoding TRAP transporter substrate-binding protein DctP, which produces MKKFLALLAVFGLALGANAADKTYKLKLASTWEGTTPVLGDAAKEFKRVVETLSDGRLEVRIDYPSKHKSPFGILDFVKGGQYDIGYTASYYYKGKDANTMFFTAVPFGMTATELRAWYEFGGGKQLEEKVFDKYNIKVFLAGDTGTQMGGWFKKEIKSVDDLKGLKIRIPGFGGEVMARVGATINTIPTGELYMALEMGTIDSVEWVSPAFDMGLGFHKIAKYYYTGWQEPSGQTQFFVNKKTYEKLPADLQAVIEAAANEVASMLNSRSFFDNAEYWAKMKAEYPDIEVRSFPQDVIDALRKASDEILDEEAAKDPLFKEILDSQRAFLAKAREWTKISEFSYIQKTTK; this is translated from the coding sequence ATGAAAAAGTTTTTAGCACTCTTGGCTGTTTTTGGCCTAGCGCTTGGCGCAAATGCCGCGGACAAGACCTACAAGCTAAAGCTAGCTAGCACTTGGGAGGGCACTACGCCTGTTTTGGGCGATGCGGCAAAAGAATTTAAGCGCGTCGTCGAGACGCTAAGCGACGGTAGGCTAGAGGTGAGGATAGACTATCCCTCTAAGCACAAATCTCCGTTTGGTATCCTAGATTTTGTAAAAGGCGGCCAGTACGACATCGGCTACACGGCGTCTTACTACTACAAGGGCAAGGACGCAAACACTATGTTTTTCACCGCTGTGCCTTTTGGTATGACCGCGACTGAGCTGCGCGCTTGGTATGAGTTTGGCGGCGGCAAGCAGCTAGAGGAAAAGGTATTCGACAAATACAATATCAAAGTTTTTCTAGCGGGAGATACCGGCACACAAATGGGCGGTTGGTTTAAAAAAGAGATCAAAAGCGTAGACGATCTAAAAGGCCTAAAGATCAGGATCCCGGGCTTTGGCGGCGAGGTTATGGCACGCGTGGGAGCGACGATAAACACGATCCCGACCGGCGAGCTATATATGGCGCTAGAGATGGGTACGATCGACTCGGTCGAGTGGGTGAGTCCTGCGTTTGATATGGGCTTAGGCTTTCACAAGATCGCTAAATACTACTACACCGGCTGGCAAGAGCCGAGCGGTCAGACTCAGTTTTTCGTAAATAAAAAGACCTACGAGAAGCTACCTGCCGACCTTCAGGCTGTGATCGAGGCTGCGGCTAACGAGGTAGCTAGCATGCTAAATAGCCGCTCGTTCTTTGATAATGCCGAATACTGGGCTAAAATGAAGGCCGAGTATCCCGATATCGAGGTTCGCTCGTTCCCGCAAGATGTCATAGACGCGCTTAGAAAAGCAAGCGACGAGATCCTAGACGAAGAGGCGGCCAAAGATCCGCTATTTAAAGAGATTTTGGACTCTCAAAGAGCGTTTTTGGCTAAGGCTCGCGAGTGGACGAAAATTTCCGAGTTCTCATATATCCAAAAAACCACAAAATAA
- a CDS encoding CvpA family protein yields MEFVTLFDVVVVSLVLILGIKGVISGLIKEIFGLVGLIGGIVVASRFAAKAGQIISDKVYKLDGDTVVFFAGFLSTLIIFWVVCLGIGAFLSKLVGLSGLGFLDKLGGFVVGSAKIFLVFAVLIVTVSNIQVLNNKIEPYFTGSKLYPVLLETGKWIMNVDVKAIAGGVGNIETPFDAAKQEHKPNLELNSTI; encoded by the coding sequence ATGGAGTTTGTTACGCTATTTGACGTGGTCGTAGTCTCGCTTGTGCTGATACTAGGCATAAAGGGCGTGATAAGCGGTCTTATTAAGGAGATATTCGGGCTTGTGGGGCTTATCGGCGGTATCGTGGTAGCTAGTAGATTTGCGGCAAAAGCCGGACAAATCATCAGCGACAAAGTCTATAAGCTAGACGGGGATACGGTTGTTTTTTTTGCCGGGTTTTTATCGACGCTCATCATTTTTTGGGTCGTTTGCTTGGGCATAGGCGCATTTTTATCAAAACTAGTCGGCCTAAGCGGACTTGGATTTTTAGATAAACTAGGCGGTTTTGTCGTGGGTAGCGCTAAAATTTTCCTAGTTTTTGCGGTACTAATAGTAACGGTATCCAATATTCAGGTGCTAAACAATAAGATTGAGCCGTATTTTACCGGAAGCAAGCTATACCCCGTGCTACTAGAGACAGGTAAATGGATAATGAACGTAGACGTAAAGGCGATAGCCGGCGGCGTGGGTAATATCGAGACGCCTTTTGACGCCGCCAAACAAGAGCATAAACCGAATTTAGAGCTAAATTCGACGATTTAA
- a CDS encoding DNA adenine methylase translates to MKRNNSGLIPPPQKLKAPFAWVGGKSKLAAKIVSLMPPHVKYIEVFGGALSVFYQKAPSKIEVVNDINGDLINLHRTIQTRPQSLSFYLNSMLKSREIFYGIKDGKLEPRNKIEAAAFYYYLINMSFGAKGANYAMSKRRNFGNIYRDFTVYSKRLKGTSIENMSYEKLIKEYDDKDALFYLDPPYIGTESYYKTPRGFTIDDHQNLAAVLRNVKGKFILSYNDCETVRELYAGFRFEEAQINYSLNGAARDKVSAEVIVMNF, encoded by the coding sequence ATGAAAAGAAATAACTCGGGTCTTATCCCCCCCCCCCAGAAATTAAAAGCTCCGTTTGCGTGGGTAGGCGGTAAATCAAAGCTTGCTGCAAAGATTGTTTCTCTTATGCCGCCGCACGTCAAATATATCGAAGTCTTTGGCGGCGCCTTGTCTGTGTTTTATCAAAAAGCGCCGTCTAAGATCGAAGTCGTAAACGACATAAATGGCGATCTTATTAATCTACACCGCACCATTCAAACAAGGCCGCAAAGTTTATCTTTTTATCTAAACTCCATGTTAAAAAGCCGCGAGATATTTTACGGCATCAAAGACGGCAAGCTAGAGCCTAGAAACAAGATAGAAGCCGCGGCGTTTTACTATTATCTTATTAACATGAGCTTTGGGGCGAAGGGCGCAAATTATGCCATGAGTAAACGTAGGAACTTTGGAAATATCTATAGAGATTTTACGGTATATTCTAAGCGTCTAAAGGGCACCTCGATCGAAAATATGAGCTATGAAAAACTTATAAAAGAATACGACGATAAGGACGCTTTATTTTACCTAGACCCGCCTTACATCGGGACAGAGAGTTACTACAAAACCCCAAGAGGCTTTACTATAGACGACCATCAAAATTTAGCCGCCGTCTTACGAAACGTCAAAGGCAAATTTATTCTTAGCTACAACGACTGCGAGACGGTGCGAGAACTCTATGCGGGATTTAGATTTGAGGAAGCCCAAATAAACTACAGCCTAAACGGAGCGGCAAGAGATAAGGTAAGCGCGGAAGTTATCGTGATGAATTTTTAA
- a CDS encoding shikimate dehydrogenase has product MKIFAVFGNPVSHSISPRLHNAALGELGLSREALYTRYELTDGSRLISKFKELKLSGANVTVPHKEAALAQCDVADETAIKIGSVNTLVSRGGKIYGHNTDAPGFLRAIESFGHIKSALVLGAGGAAKAVAYALKSRGVRVCVLNRSEGRLANFAEFEKFSWANFAEFKGGKFDLVVNTTSAGLKDENLPTPTELLRPIFDEAKFAFDVIYGKKTPFLNLAAASRLAHKDGLDMLLFQAALALNLFFDGSLDEAKIQAAMQKALRLG; this is encoded by the coding sequence ATGAAAATTTTCGCCGTTTTCGGCAACCCCGTCTCTCACTCCATCTCGCCCAGACTGCATAACGCGGCTCTGGGCGAGCTTGGTCTATCTCGCGAAGCCCTCTATACTCGCTACGAGCTAACGGACGGCTCGCGACTCATCTCTAAATTTAAAGAACTAAAACTAAGCGGCGCAAACGTCACCGTCCCGCACAAAGAGGCTGCGCTCGCGCAGTGTGACGTCGCGGATGAAACGGCTATAAAAATCGGCTCCGTAAACACTCTTGTCTCTCGCGGCGGCAAAATTTACGGCCACAACACCGACGCGCCTGGATTTTTGCGGGCGATAGAGAGTTTTGGGCATATAAAATCAGCTCTCGTTTTGGGTGCGGGCGGGGCGGCTAAAGCAGTCGCCTACGCGCTAAAGAGCCGCGGCGTGCGAGTTTGCGTGCTAAATAGAAGCGAGGGGAGACTAGCAAATTTCGCCGAATTTGAAAAATTTAGCTGGGCGAATTTCGCCGAATTTAAAGGCGGCAAATTTGACCTCGTCGTAAATACGACCTCAGCGGGGCTAAAAGATGAAAATTTACCCACGCCCACCGAGCTTTTGCGTCCTATTTTTGATGAGGCTAAATTTGCCTTTGACGTGATTTACGGTAAAAAAACGCCATTTTTAAATTTAGCCGCCGCTAGCAGACTCGCGCATAAAGACGGCTTAGATATGCTACTTTTTCAGGCTGCTTTGGCGCTAAATTTATTCTTTGACGGCTCGCTTGACGAGGCCAAAATCCAAGCCGCGATGCAAAAGGCGTTGAGGCTTGGGTAA
- the lysS gene encoding lysine--tRNA ligase, with product MFENQLEIQRLETANELRNAGVNPYPHFLRRDMDITKFRLKFKHIIDTEEKSAEGQLVSLAGRVKLIRDAGKAIFANIEDEDGNLQIYFSNKTLDPDWFKVVKKNIEVGDIIYVRGYAFVTRTGEFSMHVSELTLASKAISPLPEKFHGLTDIETRYRQRYLDMIMNPEVRADFKRRSVIVSTIRRFFEDKGFLEVETPMMHPIPGGANAKPFVTFHNALGVERFLRIAPELYLKRLIVGGFDAVYEMNRNFRNEGMDLTHNPEFTSIEFYWAWHTYHDLMGLTEELFNVLLDKLDMPKIIEFDGMQIDFSKPFKRISYKKALVEIGGLDETIIDDKDKILAKLKADGFEANAKLDLGHLQAELFDNYVESKLTDPTFIIDYPISISPLSRRSDANPDIAERFELFIAGRELANGFNELNDPIDQYGRFASQIEAKNAGDDEAHEMDEDYVRALGYAMPPTAGQGIGIDRLVMLLTNKKSIRDVVLFPAMRPQKNETKEN from the coding sequence ATATTTGAAAATCAACTGGAAATCCAAAGACTAGAGACCGCAAATGAGCTGCGAAACGCGGGCGTAAATCCCTACCCGCATTTTTTGCGCCGCGATATGGATATAACTAAATTTAGGCTCAAATTTAAACATATTATAGACACCGAGGAAAAGAGCGCCGAAGGCCAGCTAGTAAGCCTCGCCGGACGCGTTAAGCTCATCAGGGATGCGGGCAAGGCGATATTTGCCAACATCGAGGATGAGGACGGCAATCTTCAAATTTATTTTAGCAACAAGACGCTTGATCCGGATTGGTTTAAGGTCGTAAAGAAAAATATCGAAGTAGGCGACATCATATACGTGCGCGGGTATGCTTTCGTCACGCGAACGGGCGAATTTTCTATGCACGTTAGCGAGCTAACTTTGGCGTCAAAGGCCATTTCGCCGCTTCCCGAGAAATTTCACGGACTAACGGATATCGAGACCAGATACCGCCAGAGATACCTCGATATGATAATGAATCCCGAGGTTAGGGCCGATTTTAAGCGTCGCTCGGTTATCGTTAGCACGATTCGCAGATTTTTCGAGGACAAGGGCTTTTTAGAGGTTGAGACTCCTATGATGCACCCGATCCCCGGCGGAGCTAACGCTAAGCCTTTCGTTACGTTTCACAATGCGCTTGGCGTGGAGAGATTTTTACGCATCGCGCCCGAGCTTTATCTAAAGCGTCTCATCGTGGGCGGCTTTGACGCCGTTTACGAGATGAATAGAAATTTCCGCAACGAGGGCATGGACCTAACGCATAATCCCGAATTTACGAGCATCGAGTTTTACTGGGCGTGGCACACTTATCACGATTTGATGGGGCTAACAGAGGAGCTATTTAACGTGCTTCTTGATAAACTAGATATGCCTAAAATCATCGAATTTGACGGTATGCAGATCGATTTTAGCAAGCCGTTTAAACGCATAAGCTACAAAAAAGCACTCGTAGAAATCGGCGGGCTAGACGAAACTATCATTGACGATAAAGATAAAATTTTAGCCAAGCTCAAAGCGGACGGCTTTGAGGCAAACGCTAAACTTGATTTAGGGCATTTGCAGGCCGAGCTTTTCGACAACTACGTAGAGAGCAAGCTGACCGATCCGACCTTTATCATCGACTATCCGATCTCTATCAGCCCGCTTTCTCGCAGAAGCGACGCAAATCCAGATATCGCCGAGAGATTTGAGCTGTTTATCGCGGGACGCGAGCTGGCTAACGGCTTTAACGAGCTAAACGACCCAATCGATCAGTACGGCCGTTTCGCTTCACAGATCGAAGCCAAAAACGCCGGCGACGACGAAGCTCACGAGATGGATGAGGACTACGTGAGGGCTCTTGGCTACGCGATGCCGCCTACTGCGGGTCAGGGTATCGGCATAGATAGGCTCGTGATGCTACTAACCAATAAAAAATCCATCCGCGACGTGGTGCTTTTCCCCGCGATGAGACCGCAAAAAAACGAAACCAAGGAGAATTAA
- a CDS encoding serine hydroxymethyltransferase yields the protein MSFQSYDKEIFDLVNLELKRQCDHLEMIASENFTYPEVMEVMGSVLTNKYAEGYPGKRYYGGCEYVDQIEQLAIDRCKELFGCEFANVQPNSGSQANQGVYGALLNPGDKILGMDLSHGGHLTHGAKVSSSGKIYQSFFYGVELDGRINYDKVMEIAQIVKPKMIVCGASAYTREIEFKKFREIADAVGAILFADVAHIAGLVVAGEHQSPFPHCDVVSSTTHKTLRGPRGGIIMTNNEEYAKKINSSIFPGIQGGPLVHVIAAKAVGFKHNLSPEWKIYAKQVKANIKKLAEVLVKRGFDLVSGGTDNHLVLMSFLNRDFSGKDADIALGNAGITVNKNTVPGETRSPFITSGIRIGSPALTARGMKEAEFEIIANKIADVLSDIDNAELQSKVKSELKDLASKFIIYDKATY from the coding sequence ATGAGTTTTCAAAGCTACGATAAAGAAATTTTCGATTTAGTAAATTTAGAGCTAAAACGCCAATGCGACCACCTCGAAATGATTGCGAGCGAAAATTTTACCTACCCTGAAGTAATGGAAGTAATGGGCTCAGTCCTAACCAACAAATACGCAGAAGGCTATCCAGGCAAACGCTACTACGGCGGCTGCGAATACGTCGATCAGATCGAGCAGTTAGCGATCGATCGCTGCAAAGAGCTTTTTGGTTGCGAATTTGCAAACGTGCAGCCAAACTCAGGCTCACAGGCGAACCAAGGCGTTTACGGCGCGCTTTTAAATCCTGGCGATAAAATTTTAGGCATGGATCTAAGCCACGGCGGACACCTAACGCACGGCGCAAAAGTAAGCAGCTCGGGTAAAATTTATCAGAGCTTTTTTTACGGCGTGGAGCTTGACGGACGCATAAACTACGATAAGGTGATGGAAATCGCGCAAATCGTAAAACCTAAGATGATCGTCTGCGGCGCAAGCGCATATACGCGCGAGATCGAATTTAAGAAATTCCGCGAGATCGCCGACGCAGTAGGCGCTATACTCTTTGCAGACGTAGCGCACATCGCGGGACTAGTAGTCGCAGGCGAGCATCAGAGTCCGTTCCCGCACTGCGACGTGGTGAGCTCGACTACGCACAAGACCCTTCGCGGACCTCGCGGCGGTATCATCATGACAAATAACGAAGAGTACGCCAAAAAGATAAATTCGTCCATCTTCCCCGGCATCCAGGGCGGACCGCTAGTTCACGTTATTGCCGCAAAGGCGGTGGGCTTTAAACACAACCTAAGTCCAGAGTGGAAAATTTACGCCAAGCAAGTTAAGGCAAACATCAAAAAACTAGCCGAAGTTTTGGTAAAACGCGGCTTTGATCTAGTTAGCGGCGGTACCGATAACCATCTGGTTTTAATGAGCTTTTTAAACCGCGATTTTAGCGGTAAAGACGCCGATATCGCTCTTGGAAATGCCGGCATAACGGTAAATAAAAATACGGTCCCGGGCGAAACTAGAAGCCCGTTTATCACAAGCGGTATCCGCATCGGAAGTCCGGCGCTTACGGCTCGCGGTATGAAAGAAGCGGAGTTTGAAATCATCGCAAACAAAATCGCCGACGTGCTAAGCGATATCGATAACGCTGAGCTTCAAAGCAAGGTGAAATCCGAGCTAAAAGATCTTGCGAGCAAATTTATTATCTACGATAAGGCGACTTATTGA
- the pyk gene encoding pyruvate kinase translates to MTKKTKILATIGPSSQSEEIIEQLALAGVNAFRLNFSHGSHEYHKETIEKIRRVEAKIGRPIGIFQDICGPKIRVGKLKEPFGLKAGNALEVYKDEILGEKTGENSYKLSINQPQILPLLKEGEYIYLYDGSIRAKVERAGSGKKDEAVLARIENDGTLNSNKGVNFPNTKINIDVITPKDREDMRFGAANGVDFVAISFVQNANDIVKAREILENFGSRAKIYAKIEKFDAVENIDEIIEASDGVMVARGDLGIEVPYYKVPTIQKLIIKKANEASKPVITATQMMLSMAEHETATRAEISDVANAVLDGTDAVMLSEESAIGKNPVAVVQAMRNTIVQTQQIYPFNKFDKFERYDDIDVVAASSARLAVQLDVESIISITSSGKSALKMARYRANKDIIAITHDEETAHQLTLAWGVTPAFVLGRDDLNLLVANTIKKASELGFVSRDKSYIMTAGYPAGVAGSTNFIRILKREQIDYYTELAQKQKDAK, encoded by the coding sequence TTGACGAAAAAAACTAAAATCCTAGCCACTATCGGCCCATCAAGCCAAAGCGAAGAGATTATCGAGCAGTTAGCGCTTGCCGGCGTAAACGCGTTTAGGCTAAATTTCAGCCACGGTTCGCACGAGTACCATAAAGAAACGATCGAAAAAATCAGGCGCGTCGAAGCCAAAATCGGGCGCCCGATCGGTATATTTCAAGATATCTGCGGCCCAAAAATAAGGGTCGGCAAGCTAAAAGAGCCCTTTGGGCTAAAAGCCGGCAACGCGCTTGAAGTGTATAAAGACGAAATCTTAGGCGAAAAAACGGGCGAAAACAGCTACAAGCTAAGCATAAACCAGCCTCAAATTTTGCCGCTTTTAAAAGAGGGCGAATACATCTACCTCTACGACGGCTCCATCAGGGCCAAAGTAGAGCGCGCGGGCAGCGGCAAAAAAGACGAAGCGGTGCTAGCGCGCATCGAAAACGACGGAACGCTAAACTCCAATAAAGGCGTAAATTTCCCCAACACCAAAATCAACATCGACGTCATCACGCCAAAAGACCGCGAGGATATGAGATTTGGCGCGGCTAACGGCGTAGATTTCGTCGCTATTTCTTTCGTGCAAAACGCAAACGATATCGTAAAAGCGCGCGAGATTTTAGAAAATTTCGGTTCGCGGGCTAAAATTTACGCAAAAATAGAAAAATTCGACGCCGTAGAAAACATAGACGAGATCATAGAGGCTAGCGACGGCGTGATGGTCGCGCGCGGAGATCTGGGTATCGAGGTGCCATACTATAAGGTTCCGACCATCCAAAAACTCATCATCAAAAAGGCCAACGAAGCCTCAAAGCCCGTCATCACCGCCACGCAAATGATGCTAAGCATGGCCGAACACGAAACGGCGACTAGAGCAGAAATCAGCGACGTAGCTAACGCCGTACTAGACGGCACGGACGCCGTGATGCTAAGCGAAGAGAGCGCCATCGGCAAAAACCCGGTCGCCGTCGTGCAGGCGATGCGAAACACCATCGTCCAGACGCAGCAGATTTATCCGTTTAATAAATTCGATAAATTCGAGCGCTACGACGACATAGACGTGGTCGCGGCTAGCTCGGCTAGGCTGGCCGTACAGCTGGACGTAGAAAGCATCATCTCGATAACAAGCTCCGGCAAATCGGCTCTAAAGATGGCCAGATACCGCGCAAATAAAGACATCATCGCTATCACGCACGACGAGGAGACCGCCCATCAGCTCACGCTGGCATGGGGCGTGACGCCTGCTTTCGTGCTGGGTAGAGACGACCTTAATCTACTCGTGGCAAACACCATCAAAAAAGCCTCCGAGCTGGGATTTGTTAGCCGCGACAAGTCCTACATCATGACGGCCGGCTATCCTGCGGGAGTCGCAGGCAGCACGAACTTCATCCGCATACTAAAACGCGAGCAAATCGACTACTATACCGAGCTGGCACAAAAGCAAAAAGACGCAAAATAG
- a CDS encoding ABC transporter ATP-binding protein → MEYNELRDIMLDNNEDKKSKSVKRILVLVAVFVIIFLAVLIAMKFLNSSETNAQIAQPDSRMTLPPEPDNTRSIPQQVNVPTPEQVAQAQPQPQPEPTQPLVQEPQQNNFEQVPIVPENKGQDSFEDMVKSLKEKEDKKQQEAQAGDPATPPTEPATIQGALKQNDAPSAQPSEPKAESKQHANVVKTKEQKQKEAKNEKIAKQPKATDAHKEKVAKQKPTKQTPASGGDEAHSGSYIQVFAVKHFNEKAPELGKLKAAGYAYKLYRTNVNGDEIIKVLVGPYSGAQLKSELAKIKQNAAPNAFIVNIK, encoded by the coding sequence ATGGAGTATAACGAGCTAAGAGACATTATGCTTGATAATAACGAAGACAAAAAAAGCAAAAGCGTCAAAAGGATACTCGTCCTAGTCGCCGTCTTCGTTATTATATTTTTGGCGGTTTTGATCGCGATGAAATTTTTAAATTCATCCGAAACCAATGCCCAGATAGCCCAGCCCGACTCTAGGATGACTCTACCGCCAGAACCCGATAATACCAGAAGTATCCCGCAGCAAGTAAACGTGCCTACGCCGGAGCAAGTAGCTCAAGCTCAGCCGCAACCGCAGCCCGAGCCGACCCAGCCTTTAGTCCAGGAGCCGCAGCAAAATAACTTTGAGCAAGTGCCTATCGTGCCTGAAAATAAAGGTCAAGATAGCTTTGAAGATATGGTAAAGTCGCTCAAAGAAAAAGAGGATAAAAAGCAGCAAGAGGCACAAGCCGGCGATCCCGCTACGCCTCCGACGGAGCCTGCTACCATACAAGGCGCACTAAAGCAAAACGACGCTCCTAGCGCACAACCAAGCGAACCAAAAGCAGAGTCTAAACAGCACGCAAACGTCGTAAAAACAAAAGAGCAGAAGCAAAAAGAGGCGAAAAACGAAAAAATAGCCAAACAACCAAAAGCAACCGATGCGCATAAAGAAAAAGTTGCAAAGCAAAAGCCGACTAAGCAAACTCCGGCCTCCGGTGGCGACGAGGCCCACAGCGGTAGCTATATACAGGTTTTTGCGGTAAAGCACTTTAACGAAAAAGCGCCCGAGCTTGGCAAGCTAAAAGCCGCAGGCTACGCATACAAGCTATATAGAACGAACGTAAACGGCGATGAAATCATTAAAGTACTCGTCGGCCCTTATAGCGGAGCCCAGCTAAAAAGCGAGTTAGCCAAGATCAAGCAAAACGCCGCTCCAAACGCATTTATCGTAAATATAAAATGA
- a CDS encoding Fur family transcriptional regulator yields the protein MTIENLEYDALLEKFKKILRDNGLKYTQQREVLLKTLYNNDEHFTPERLYFFIKETYPDLNVGIATVYRTLNLLEEAEMVTSISFGSQGKKFELATKPHHDHMICRRCGTIIEFEDQTIEKRQSSIAKEHGFKLTGHMMQLYGVCKECIAKEAKGGK from the coding sequence ATGACTATCGAAAATTTAGAATACGACGCCCTTCTTGAAAAATTCAAAAAAATTTTAAGAGATAACGGGTTAAAATACACGCAGCAACGCGAAGTTTTGTTAAAAACGCTTTATAATAACGACGAGCATTTTACTCCGGAGAGACTATATTTTTTCATTAAAGAGACCTATCCCGACTTAAACGTCGGTATCGCGACCGTTTATAGAACGCTAAATTTACTCGAGGAAGCCGAGATGGTAACATCTATCAGCTTCGGTTCGCAAGGGAAAAAATTCGAGCTTGCCACCAAACCCCATCACGACCACATGATATGCCGTAGATGCGGAACGATCATAGAGTTTGAAGATCAAACGATAGAAAAAAGGCAATCCAGCATAGCAAAAGAACACGGCTTTAAGCTAACCGGACACATGATGCAGCTTTACGGGGTATGCAAGGAGTGTATCGCCAAAGAGGCAAAGGGCGGCAAGTGA